A region of the Apium graveolens cultivar Ventura chromosome 6, ASM990537v1, whole genome shotgun sequence genome:
AACTACTACACACATAATATATTTATCATACTAAACTACAACCACATTCcacaacttatcctattattaaaacAAAATAGTTTATATATCCGCCAAaatactaaattgttaaactacttGATATATTATACTTATTCTACTAAACTACGACAACATGTTATCAtattattgtttttataaatttattattattattattttatatttatataaataattttaaaattatattcgTTATCCTTATTTATGACCGTCAGATTTTTTTAATCAAGTGATCAGGACCGTTGGATTCAAATACTAGAAGAATATACACTATTCAAGTTCACAGGTTCGAACCCCGccaacaataaatatttatattattatttttacaCTACTAAAACTCTCAGGTTCGAAAcccaccaacaacaaatatttattttattatttatatcaTTCAGGTTCGAATTCcgccaataacaaatatttatattattattaaattattattaataaacaTACTAATAagataatattttaatttttttattataaatatatattatttaaatttataataaatttaaataatataaaaatattaatttgtaAAACTAGTCGGATAAAAAGGGAATTGACGTCATTTTATTATCCCGTATTGTTGGGGGCAAGGCAGGGGTACCCTACCATATAATAAAACCCTAGcacaatacatatatatatatattatataattaaaaaaaacatattcTAGCGTACTCCCCCTTTCTCTTGTTCAGAAACCCTAGATCATAATCATGTCTGGTATGTACGGTCACGAAGGCGACGGATCTGCTCCTCCCTCTTACGGCGGCGGATATGGAGGTGGTGGTGGAGGATACGGCGGCGGCCGTGATGGCGGAGGCTATGGCGGAGGTAGCAGAGGAAGTTACGATGGAAGTGGCGGCGGTGGAGGATACGCCGGTGGCGGCCGTGATGGCGGTGGCGGTGGAGGTTATGGAAATCGAAGTGGCGGCGGTAGTGGCGGCGGTGGCAGAGGCGGTGGTGGTTATGGTGGTAATTCTCAGGGTAGAGGTAATTTCCTTTTCTGTTCATATAATTTTGTTAATTTATATCTTTGCAAGAACTTCAATATATTTATAattgataaattaataaaatGTGGCGCTGGCGAGATTATTAGTTTATGGAGGTTTAACTGTATTTGATGTTTTGAAGGATTGATAGTTAGATTGAGTTTATGCCTTGAGGTTGAAATTGATTTAAATTGAAGTAATTCGCTTGTACTGATTATTTGGTACGCAGAGTTAGTGCTGTCGTTGAAATCGGAATAAATGAATTTAATTTATATGTGTTTGGATTATGGATGTCTGTGTTGTTTTTATATGAAGCTAATTTTATGAATGATTTAGGCGGCGGTGGCGGTGGATATCAAGGTGGAGGCGGTGGCAGAGGTGGTCGAGGCGGCGGTGGTGGAAGCGGCAGGGATGGTGATTGGCGTTGCCCTAACGCAAGGTATTGTTTTGTCTGCCGAGTatctattatttttattttgtttagcTTTATATACTGATTGCATTTGCCAAATTCCAATTTTGTTGGATTTGATAATGTTGGTATTAGTTTTGAGGAATCACTACTGTGTAAAGGTATTTACTTTATCACAATGTATtcccaatttttttttattttagctGAAAAGTTATACACTTGGTTTAATCATGTTTActttgatttttggaatttacaTATGTTATTTATTTCCGTATTATTGAAACTAAATATGCTTGTGCAGCTGTGGGAACATGAATTTTGCAAGAAGAGACAAGTGTAACAAGTGTGGTGCACCTTCTCCTGCTGGTTCTGGTGATAATCATGGCAGTGAGGGTGGTAATTACAGCAGAGGTGGTGGTGGTGGGAGATATGGTGATAGTAGAGGTAAAGGTGATAACTCTGATAGTGGAAGAGGTGGTGGTTCTTATGGAGGAAGAGATGGTGGTGGTTATAATCAGAGTGCTCCATCTTATGGTGGTTCTGGCAACAATTACCCACCACCCGCGAACACTTACAATGCAAACCCTGGTTATGATGCTGATAATGCAGTTCCTCCACCTACAAGCTATACTGGTGGGCCTACTTCGTATCCTCCATCATATGGTGGTGATGCTATTCCTGACTCTCGTGCTGGTCGGGGCGGACCACCTGGTGGGCAACGAAATGCTGGTGGTTCATATGGTGCTGCTCCCGTTGAAACTGAAGAGAAAGTGAAGCAATGTGATGATAAATGTGATGATACCTGCGACAATTCTAGAATTTACATATCTAATTTGCCTCCAGATGTCACTGTTGAGGAACTGCAAGGTCTTTTCGGAATGATTGGACAAGTAATTACTTCTACTCAATCATTCATCAGATGCATTAAATGGTGTAGTTAATCTTGTTCATAGTTGCAGTGCATGAAATTTCTTAGTAACATCTTGTTCGAGATCATGGTTGGTGTTGTTTATCTGAACTGTATCAGTTATGAAGAAACATTGGTTGCTCATTAGTCATTAGGAAGCATATTCTGCTCTACTTTTTTCCTTGGCTACAATTCACTCACTCATATATTTGTACCATTTTTGTGCTAGTTGTCATTTTTACTTCTGATATATATTGACATTTAGAGCGTGCTTTTGTTAGGTTGCAAGAATCAAGCAAAAGAGAGGTTACAAGGATCAGTGGCCCTGGAACATCAAAATTTACACAGATGAAAAAGGCAAATCCAAAGGCGATGGTTGTGTGGTCTATGAAGATCCATCTGCAGCTCATTCTGCTGGGGGCTTCTATAATAGTATATCTTGATCAGAATTTAATTTTTCTATTTCAAAGTATTATTTTTTTGTTAAGTTCTTATGAATGTTTGGTTTTATCAGATCATGACATGAGAGGCTATAAAATCACAGTTGGGATGGCGGAGAAATCGGCACCAAGGCCTCCTCCTGCACACGGTCAAGGGTAATTTTTCTAATCTTTATTTTATAAATGGTTTTGCTAGTATTTTTCTTTCCCATCCTAGTTTATGGTTCATTAGTTGTCTTACTTGTATTTGTTCCTGTACTGAGCGTGTGTCAATTTGAGTTATATCAATTATGTGGGTTCTGAACTTCCGGTGATACTCTTTACTTTATATTTTAAACCATTTATTTTGTTGATTTAGTAGATTTCAGGCATGAAATAGTGGTATGGAGTATATGCTAGCGAATATGCAGTTGTTAAGGATCCTGTCTACTTGATATGCATGACTTTTTGATTAAATGCATGTCACAGCAATTAGCTTATGTGTTTTAAAATTAAAACAGGCTATGTAGGGTTTGAGCTGCACAGTTCAAAGTTGAAACAAGTTTATGACAAGTACTGATACATATTAGATTATATGTGCAAAAATAGCATAAGTTAATGAAGTTTTCGATGCCAAGTACTTGTAAGTTACGAAATGAGTAGTAGGACAATGCAAATTTCTTCTGATCAACATGGTTGGACAAATGATATCGTGCAAACTGATTGCCTTTAGACTGTATTATTGATATACAGTTGAAACCACTATAATTTATCTTTCTAATTGTCCACGTACTGAATTAATCGTTACTTCTGTCATAATGCAAAGGGTAAATGATGCTTCAGTGTATTGAATTTTAAATCTTTTAGGATTGAACTTGTTTCCAGGTTATAATATGTTGACACCAGTGGCATGAAGTTGTAAAGCCTAGATATTTTCGGATACCAAATAGTATCTCGTGCTTTTAGTTATTTTCCTTTCTATGCCGAAATTTTTACATCTGCTTGTGATTGGATTCAAGGATGGTACTTCCATATTCGTGGAAGGGGGCTGATAGGGCATTTACATGTCTATTGAAAACTGTAGTGGATTAAAATAGTgcattattatattatatatacacTGTTGTATTGGAGAGAAGGAAAAACCACATGATAAATTTTTAGTGAATGTAGATAAATTTTGTGAAAAACTGCAAATATGTATTAGCAGCTGTGGATTAGCTCGACAGGGGTAATTATAAAAACTATTCTATAGTGTTTTCTGAAGtaactttaaaataatttctagAGGGTGAATGCACATCTAAAAGCCCCTAGTATGAGTGGAACTGTGTACCTCTATTGAGTAAACTTATTTTCACTTCGGATTTTCCAAACAATATCATCCTGCATCAACCTAGTCGCCTTTCATCAAACCATTTTCAGTTTTACTAGCCTATAAAGAATTGTATGTGTGCCTCTGTCCTAGGCCCCATTAGGTTTTGTGCCTCAGTGCGCCTAATGCACTGCTGAACTTCGATTGTGATTTGAGAGTTTGAGTTGGGAAGTATTTTAAAATTGAGGAGTTTGGAAGGACTGAGGTACAATGTGTAATAGAAGACCACCTGGGTCAAAAGGTTCAAGTCGCTTGATTAACAAGTAAAATAAAGAGATGATTCAAGGACTTCTGCTTAAGAGAAGTGTTAGTATTTAAGGAGAAATACATGCCTAAGACCTTTTTGGAGCCTTGATTCTGTCATGTACTTCTCCTTCTCCTCATCGTATCCTGGCACACGTGAAAGACATTAAATCATGTATTTATGCATGATAAATGGAATTTTAATCTAGAACAAGTACCCAGTTAAGAGATTTTTTTGATTTGTATACAACTAGTAAAATAAACAAAAATAGAAGTTTAGATTCTTTTGACAATAGTTAGCGTGAGAAACAACAAATTATTTGTGAGAATATAGCATAGAGATCAGAAGCTAGAACATATGTTGTTCTGTCATGGAAAATACAGGTATTATTGGTGTTTATATGTAAGGTATAATGATATATTTATCACCCGTTAATTCCCAAAACGAGCCCGGCTACCTAAACTCTTAAAGTCTTTACTATTTTTGTTCCAAATTCAGTTTCCTTCAGATTCCAAATCAGACAATTTCTTGTTGAACAAGGTGTGGACAGTTGAGCCCAGACCTTCTGATTAGTCTATGTGGACAAAACTTAAAGTACTCCCTGTGTCTGCTTATATCATCATTCACCAGCTTCTTGCCTTGGAATATTACTTCAAATCGTGATTTGCCATTTGTTATTTGATAGTATTAATCCAGTTGCCAAAATCGCTAACTGCTTAAATTGAAAATGACAAGCTGTACAGTGATAAACAAGGATAAATTCATTGTTTCACTGTAGTGCTTGCCAGTAGTGTAATAGTAGTTTATAATCTGagatttttattcaaaattttaattttgaacTATATATTCTAGCAAAGAGGTGATCTTTACCATTCACATACTGGCTATAAGCCTGTAGGCTACAGTTGAATATACTTTTTTTTTAGCTATTCTCTGACGCGAGTTGAATTTAAAGTACTTCCATCACTGAAAAAGAGTGCTACTGAGGCAGATTATAGTGAAGTGCAGTTGTTCTGAAGTTAGCAAAACAGATCAAATTGAGTGGTTGCTTTTTGGAAACTTTTATTTGGTGTAGAAGGGGCATATTAAATCCGAATAGAGATCAATTCAATCAAGCTGAAGTCAAGACGTATCTGTGAGGTTTGAGACTGAATTGGCTGTCTGGTTCGAACAAGTAACACCAGAGTACATGATAATGGAGCTGCGGCTAGTCAAAGTTGCCCTGATACAAAATCTATTTGGAattcatataatttaatttttgATATTTCAGAAATTAGATATAAAATATATTAGAATTGCCAAAACATAGTGAGTATTGAGAAGATAATCAGGACGGGTGAATGAATAAAAGAAGTTAAGAAAGAGAGATGGTGGAAAAGACATGATATATATAATCTGGAGTACTATTTTTAGTGACCGATGCAAAAGCCACTTTAGTAAGATTTCTGACAATATATGGTTTAATAAAGTTGGGTTAGTTTCTGCTTGTTAAGTTGCTCAGAAAATGGTTACTGACTGAACTCTCACATATTTCCAGATTATCATAAATCTTTCTGCAATTGTAGTTTTTGTGAAATTCTGTTAATGTGTTTGATGTTAATGTATGTCTGCAAAAAGATTGGCCTTCAATGATGATTGTGTGGAGTAATGATACGCACCGGTAAATATTTAATTACCCTTTTTTAGGATATGGAATTGTATTAGTGATTCTACAAATGTAATTATTTGATAGCTAGCTTTATACTTAGGTGCAGACGGAAAAGGTGacagtttttaattatttatgtcTGGTCTTTGTGCGGTTTATGCATATACTGTAAGAGATCTAATCTACCTATTGTATGCAACAGAGGTGGAAGAGGTGGAGGAGGTGGAAGAGGTGGCtatggtggtggtggtggtggtggacGCAGAGACAACTATAGAGATGGTGGATCTTCTGGGCCAGATAGGAACTACCGTGGTGGAAACCGTTCAAATCCATATTGACCTTAAGCCCGAACGATTTATGTACTTGAAAGTTATTGGTTGGAGgacttttttttgtttttcttttaatGCCTGTTTGGAAGTTGCTCTCTTAGATGTGGGAATAGGTAGGTGCACCCTTTTATTCTCCCCATATTATTCTTTGTGCTGTTAATTGAGTTGGAATTAATTTGAATTATGCCTATGTTCTTATAGATTCAAGTGGAATGTCTACAAATTGCTGCTATGATAGTTTGATATTATCAGGTGAGTGTTGCTCTTAATGCTAGCTCTGGGATGAGGGAGTCCTGTGGATTTGCATGCTTTTTACTATTTCCTTTCTATTTTATTAGACCCTCTGCTCAGTGAAAGGGTGATCCATATTAATAATCTACATTTTTATATCTGTTCCTTTAGTTTCTTTAGAAGGGTTTAGATGTTGTAATGAATTGGCTCGGGTATAAGATTTAATAGGTTTTTGGTTTAATGAGATGGCTAGTGAGGTTGTTACATGATATTTGAGGTTGAAGAGAATCAGATGTATACATATAATAGTGTGATTGGTGGAGGAGATAATGTAGCAAGATTGTTTTATATGGAAAGGATGAAAGGATAAAGTCagaaataaattaatattaattagTGCGGATGCGTGGAACAGTAGATTCATTCTAACTGTCAACAAATATAGCCAAGCAATACACTTATGTAGTAATTTTGGCGGAGTATTAGATTTTGCCTAAATGTCAATAAAATAGCGTAGCACCTAGTTATTCAGTATGTGCACTGCACTGATCAACATAGGATTAACCTATTAAGTAAATTTGGCTTCGCTAATCGCTGTGTTTCCTAATGGAGATTCAAGAAAAAAAGGAGGGCTTAAAAGAAGAACAAGATATCTTCTTTTGTTGTGCTCTCGAAGATATGCGCATTTGAAATGTGGGATGAACAGACTATTTGGACGGCAAATAAGTTAATATTGTTTTGTATATCCACAAATTTCAAAATCTTTTCTGCATTTATTTATCAAACTTGTTACCTTTTTTCATATTCATGCTTTTAATCTTAATATATACCTCCTTTTATTTCCACCTCTTTAAAACACCAGGGAACAGTGATTTAGAATATTAGGATATGCCAGCATATCATACAAATGAATGAAATCTTTCTCTTGCTGTTCATGAGGCGGGTGTACGATACGAGTCTCATGGGTTTAGAACTTGCATAAAAAATTGTGTTTTTCGTGGTCTTGAGTATTGCTATGGATCCTGAAATTATTCCTAGCCCACTGACagaaaatttcaagttcttctacaCTTCAGTGAGAGCTACCAAAAGGGCTATGCTTTCAGTGATAGGGAATTACGGTTCTGTTGCTAATGCCATTCGGGAGTTCTTTTTTTGTTTGAATCTCGTGAATATTTGAGCTGTATATTATTAGAAGGATCTGCAAGAAGTATAAAGTAACTGTACATATTTTGGATTATGCAGCTGGGGTAGAattaatgtttaaatttttttgcAGGATATGTTTAATTTTTTGATCATTTAATTTCTTTTTGTTGCCATTTTATTTTAATATGGTAAGCATTTGCAGACTGTTAATGTGATATTGTTAATTGGATGCTGCATTCTTAGTAGATGTTTTCGTAGTGGATGTTGATATCTTCCTACTAGATGAGTTCTGCAAGATTTTGGAAGTTATCTCAAGTTATAAAAAATGTTAAAATAAGAGTAGATGAATAAGAACATGAACATACAAGTTATAGTTTTGTCTCTTGTGCTTACTAAGATTGTAACCCGAAAGTGAGGAGTCGCCCCTGAAGATGTGTTGACATCATTTGCAGCGGATTGCGAAAAGGAGGTAAAGTGCCTCGATGTGCGGCATTGAAATTACTTTTGATCTTTCATGACTTGATATGGAAAGAGAGGGAGACGGGGTGAAAATGGTTAGAGATACATGACTAGTAAAATGGCTTTAGGATGTACAACCTTGTTTTTAGACTGGCGGAAGCAGAACATGTAACTTGGAATAGGAATGCTGCTCTTTCTAAAATTGTATTTTTACTCTTACTAGTAAGTTTATGAGGACATTTCCAATTACCAATATATCCAAATTCTGATCTAAATTTTTGACAAACTCAATGAGGTGTGATCTAAATTTTGATCCAAATTATCTTTTATGTATTATAATTCGCAAATATAATATTAAACTATTTATTCTTAAATTTAATGTTTAAACATGATTaactatttatattatatatgataaattaattaaattaaaaaataatttcttttattacacttaaaaaatattaaaattatagaCTTAATTAGCTAAAAACATATCATTTCACTAACATGTAAAATATTATTAACATTCATTAATTAATTACatattaattttaaattcaataaactaaaattacaaaagtaataaaattattattttatatttaaagtAAATTTTGATCACTGTTGAAGAAGAATTTGGGATAATCTATCCCAAATTAAAATTTTTGAATCAGTGTTGGAGATGCCCATATTATATAGTTACTAGCTTCCTTCCAGCCATTTGTATACAAATGATTTGGTCACGGAGGACAAGAAACATAATAAAATAATGTTATTTTTGTTAAAATAGTGAGgtgagagagaaagaaaaagtgTACTCCCTCTGTCCCCGTCCCAGTCATTTGTATACAAATGGTTTGGGCACGGAGGACAAGACATATTAGGAAAATAatgttatttttggtaattttggtAAGATAGTGGGATGAGAGAGAAGGAAAAAGTATAATTTAGTGAGAAGAAAGTATAAAGTTGGGTAAAGTGGTGGGATCGATCAATATTTAATGGATAAAGTGAGTGTAGTGGGAGTAAGTAGTGGatgtaattgatttttatattatgatatttttactatttttgataagtttgaaatgtatagaattgaatgAGACATCCAAAAAGGGAAAGTGTGTATAAAtgaatgggacagagggagtaattTAGTGAAAAAAGATAAAGTTGGTAGTGGTGGAACCTTTCATTATTTAATGAATAAACTGAGTGTAGTGGGAGAAAATAGTGGGTGTAgttgatttttatattataatttttttactatttttggtaagtttgaAATGTATACAATTGAATGGAACATCCAAAAAAAGGAAAATGTATAGAAAtgaatgggacagagggagtacaaATCTTATCGGCGACTTCAGATTACTAGACTTGATGAGAATTGCTATGGGCCGAAAAAAGTTTGAAATTTTTTTCCAAGATGCATGTATGTTGTATTTGGTTGGGATGAATGTAATGGAATGGAATGAGATTTTAAGTGGAaaatgattaattttttaaaattttttcaTTCTTTCACCCATTTCATTCTTAACCACCTACattattgttaggtcacacacactataggatgaggttgaatacagtgtctagcacaatcaaatcgaattaagaacacaagtatgaaacacagaataatcttattaataaaacagtattacaatggaaccgttctctctcagtgataaacaaatatcacgagagctgctagggttacaatgaataatattctcgattaagataacacttatagtgtaaaccctatgctatgtttatatagacacacagttacaagataatcttctaattgatatcgaacataagtctgcatcctaaaatatatcaactagttattttttcttccaagtattctattcttcatagaattcttctttatgcatatctcttcttgttttagtcttaatcttctttccttcaatcaaccgccttccttatctgaaagtctccttaagtcctgatattatctcctgataaatatcttctgataacttaagttctgataacttaagttctgatatcttaagtcctgacttcagtttaagtactgatttccagttaagtcctgatttgtcctgttagttaagatctgaaaactaaacacaaatcatcattagacatgccatcaaaaatatatctaacaatctcccaacttgtaaattagcataatatacaagttcaacagatatttgatgatgtcaaaaacattaagtacaaatgcatgagaatttgactagataactacaacttacagtccttacagctttaccatccttaaagtctgataccagcttcagtctgtatatccttcagaagttgtagatctttgactgGGCTTCAATTTccgatctctttgatgtcaggagttgttctgagatagttccttaacagacttctctcagcatattcaagttcattcttcatcctcctttttgcatctttaagttcaactatatcttcacctgtttgaaagatagcagccctgagatcatttatttttgctttcttTATATCCCGAtccagtctgatgatataggcttttttagactctagattgaattcaagtcccttaataccagaacatgtagtgatgattttagcagtattaagcttcatttcaacaatatctccactgtgagatctgtacaTAGGACAATATGggatgtcagactttacagagtaaagcctctcctgtctttgaatatttgattttaaataacctgcaacaccatctgttgatctgtttttcacttgatgtagaaatagaacatgttctagttcttcaaaatacttcaatggaatagcattctccctaatctggaataccctcccatctgtcataaagtataacatgatatcttctttcaaaatagagtggtaaaccatttgtacagattcaagttgattcaatctttcaggagttgctcctactcctggttcacttaaggaagttggatcataGGTAGTATTGTTtattctcttctctttagaactacccaatcctaaTCTGTCTGTAGCTTCCtttcctctaataactcttgcatcaaaagcacttgatgtagtcttcaaaggttgagtctgttgagcttttgtgaatcctggtagtagcatctttgaaggtttaacatgagcaatgtcagaggtttccttttctttatcttctgatatcaagccaacttgagctatgtcagaggttgcttgcttcactataatatctgattttactaagtcctgatcttgaacaacatgagctctgtcagaggttgtttgaatatcctttttattcaaaatcagactagtatcttcatcattaattatttcttcatccatgattggcatgtatacctttacaggttcatcaatttttgctttgcccttggatcttg
Encoded here:
- the LOC141664380 gene encoding transcription initiation factor TFIID subunit 15b; its protein translation is MSGMYGHEGDGSAPPSYGGGYGGGGGGYGGGRDGGGYGGGSRGSYDGSGGGGGYAGGGRDGGGGGGYGNRSGGGSGGGGRGGGGYGGNSQGRGGGGGGYQGGGGGRGGRGGGGGSGRDGDWRCPNASCGNMNFARRDKCNKCGAPSPAGSGDNHGSEGGNYSRGGGGGRYGDSRGKGDNSDSGRGGGSYGGRDGGGYNQSAPSYGGSGNNYPPPANTYNANPGYDADNAVPPPTSYTGGPTSYPPSYGGDAIPDSRAGRGGPPGGQRNAGGSYGAAPVETEEKVKQCDDKCDDTCDNSRIYISNLPPDVTVEELQGLFGMIGQVARIKQKRGYKDQWPWNIKIYTDEKGKSKGDGCVVYEDPSAAHSAGGFYNNHDMRGYKITVGMAEKSAPRPPPAHGQGGGRGGGGGRGGYGGGGGGGRRDNYRDGGSSGPDRNYRGGNRSNPY